In a single window of the Natronosalvus caseinilyticus genome:
- a CDS encoding 2-oxoacid:acceptor oxidoreductase subunit alpha, whose protein sequence is MSDHELIWRIAGGSGDGIDSTSQNFAKALMRSGLDVFTHRHYPSRIRGGHTYVEIRAAGHKVQSRGDGYNFLLALGDSFARNPKEGAYYGNEEIKPLSENLDELNEGGIIVYDSGLLSEDDVSELDLEERAEENDWHVFPIDLRAMAKEHGREVMRNTAGVGVTAALLEMDLEHIEDLMRDAMPEKILEPNLEILHDAHDMVTEEYDFEHDLRIPEGDHEDEQALLSGSNAIAYGAIDSGCRFIAGYPMTPWTDVFTIMSQNLPDMGGISEQVEDEIAAAALAVGASHAGVKAMSGSSGGGFALMSEPLGLAEMTETPIVLLESMRAGPSTGMPTKPEQGDLEFTLYTSQGDSARVVFAPGNIEEAYEQTRLAFHVAYEYQIPTIIIYDQKLSGENENVAVSFLDREPDPSLGSTLTEDELEDLPHDESGKFHRFQHDVENGVSPRSLPGQKGGRFLATGNEHTPAGHISEDPDNRVFQMDRRLEKLEAIRAELDEEHDSNQTYAGDESADFGIITWGSAQGAVLEATERLNEQGHSVKAVGVSDMMPFPEAELTEFIESVDQAMVVEMNATAQFRGLIQKELGRYGEKLTSLLKYNGNPFEPADIVEGYELNVDGSDAEPDAQVRIEPAAGD, encoded by the coding sequence ATGAGCGACCATGAACTTATCTGGCGAATCGCAGGCGGTTCCGGAGACGGGATCGACTCGACGAGTCAGAACTTCGCGAAGGCCCTCATGCGGTCGGGCCTCGACGTATTTACCCACCGCCACTATCCGTCTCGGATTCGCGGTGGCCACACCTATGTCGAGATCCGCGCGGCGGGGCACAAGGTACAGTCTCGGGGGGACGGGTACAACTTCCTCCTCGCACTCGGTGACTCCTTCGCCCGGAACCCGAAGGAAGGCGCCTACTACGGCAACGAGGAGATCAAGCCCCTCTCGGAGAACCTGGACGAACTCAACGAGGGCGGGATCATCGTCTACGACTCGGGGCTGCTCTCTGAGGACGATGTTTCCGAACTCGACCTCGAGGAGCGTGCCGAGGAGAACGACTGGCACGTCTTCCCGATCGACCTTCGAGCGATGGCCAAAGAGCACGGCCGCGAGGTCATGCGCAACACGGCAGGCGTCGGCGTCACGGCGGCGCTGCTGGAGATGGACCTCGAGCACATCGAGGACCTGATGCGCGACGCCATGCCCGAGAAGATCCTCGAGCCGAACCTCGAGATCCTCCACGACGCCCACGACATGGTCACGGAGGAGTACGACTTCGAGCACGACCTCCGCATCCCGGAGGGCGACCACGAGGACGAGCAGGCGTTGCTCTCGGGCTCGAACGCCATCGCCTACGGTGCCATCGACTCCGGCTGCCGGTTCATTGCCGGCTACCCGATGACGCCGTGGACGGACGTCTTCACCATCATGTCCCAGAACCTGCCCGACATGGGCGGGATCTCCGAGCAGGTCGAAGACGAGATCGCGGCTGCGGCCCTCGCCGTGGGCGCGAGCCACGCCGGCGTGAAGGCCATGTCCGGCTCGTCCGGCGGCGGATTCGCTCTCATGAGCGAACCCCTCGGCCTCGCGGAGATGACCGAGACGCCGATCGTGTTGCTCGAGTCGATGCGGGCCGGCCCCTCGACGGGGATGCCCACCAAACCCGAGCAGGGCGACCTCGAGTTTACCCTCTACACGAGCCAGGGTGACTCCGCGCGCGTCGTCTTCGCACCTGGTAACATCGAGGAGGCCTACGAGCAGACGCGCCTGGCGTTCCACGTCGCCTACGAGTACCAGATCCCGACGATCATCATCTACGACCAGAAGCTGAGCGGGGAGAACGAGAACGTCGCCGTCAGCTTCCTCGACCGCGAGCCCGACCCGTCGCTGGGTTCGACGCTCACCGAGGACGAACTCGAGGATCTCCCGCACGACGAGTCCGGGAAGTTCCACCGGTTCCAGCATGACGTCGAAAACGGCGTCAGTCCGCGCTCGCTGCCCGGCCAGAAAGGCGGGCGCTTCCTGGCGACCGGGAACGAGCACACGCCAGCCGGCCACATCTCGGAGGACCCCGACAACCGCGTCTTCCAGATGGACCGCCGGCTCGAGAAGCTCGAGGCCATCCGCGCCGAACTCGACGAGGAACACGACTCGAACCAGACGTACGCGGGCGACGAGTCGGCCGACTTCGGTATCATCACCTGGGGATCGGCCCAGGGCGCCGTCCTCGAGGCGACCGAGCGCCTGAACGAGCAGGGTCACTCGGTCAAGGCCGTCGGCGTCTCCGACATGATGCCGTTCCCCGAGGCCGAACTCACCGAGTTCATCGAGAGCGTCGACCAGGCGATGGTCGTCGAGATGAACGCCACGGCCCAGTTCCGCGGCCTGATCCAGAAGGAACTCGGGCGCTACGGCGAGAAGCTGACCAGCCTGCTCAAGTAC
- a CDS encoding NUDIX hydrolase, which produces MVAPVTERTRSRVESSIADLRGEYGEFDTVDKTWEHALDQYRRLRGRAEEGALGGAGVWLTNVDGAVLLVRNEGDEGWGDPGGKREAEETYREAGRRELREETGVECELTGVLEVHVIEHRPIDADYPPIYDLIVIFAGEYAGGELRARDGEIADVGWFSEPPSTVLYDEVATRAFGSGA; this is translated from the coding sequence ATGGTCGCTCCCGTCACCGAACGAACCAGGAGCCGAGTCGAGTCGTCGATTGCCGACCTGCGGGGCGAGTACGGCGAGTTCGACACGGTCGACAAGACGTGGGAGCATGCACTCGACCAGTATCGACGCCTGCGCGGGCGGGCCGAGGAGGGTGCACTCGGTGGCGCGGGCGTCTGGTTGACGAACGTCGACGGGGCGGTGCTGCTGGTACGGAACGAGGGAGACGAGGGCTGGGGAGACCCCGGCGGCAAGCGTGAAGCCGAGGAAACCTACCGAGAGGCCGGCCGTCGGGAACTTCGGGAAGAGACGGGCGTCGAGTGTGAGCTCACGGGGGTGCTTGAGGTGCACGTGATCGAACATCGTCCGATAGATGCCGATTATCCACCGATTTACGACCTGATCGTAATATTCGCCGGCGAATACGCCGGCGGCGAACTACGTGCTCGAGACGGCGAGATTGCTGACGTCGGCTGGTTCTCGGAGCCCCCGTCGACGGTTCTCTACGACGAAGTGGCGACCAGGGCGTTCGGGAGCGGGGCGTGA
- the aroC gene encoding chorismate synthase: MNGNRFGRLFQVTTFGESHGEAMGCTISGCPAGLELTEDDIQADLDRRKPGQSMITTSRGEPDSVSIKSGIQDGYTTGTPIGLVIENKDARSGKYEPFITAPRPSHGDFTYSAKFGTRNWGGGGRSSARETVNWVAAGAVAKKLLAREGIELKAHVNQIGDVEAPEVSFEDLLEHSEENDVRCAHPETAAAMQDLIEEYQEAGDSIGGSIYFEARGVPVGLGAPRFDSLSARLGQAMMAIPATTAFEFGLGREAREYSGTERNDDWEFGDDGNPTPVENDHGGIQGGISSGEPIYGEVTLHAPTSIPSPQQTVDWETGEVVEDAQVIGRHDPVLPPRGVPVVEAMLALTLVDFTLLSGRINPDRVDGTPGEYDTDYHPSNPRNE; encoded by the coding sequence ATGAACGGCAACCGCTTCGGTCGCCTCTTCCAGGTGACGACCTTCGGGGAGAGCCACGGCGAGGCGATGGGGTGTACGATCTCCGGCTGTCCCGCGGGCCTCGAGCTGACCGAGGACGACATTCAGGCGGACCTCGACCGGCGAAAACCCGGTCAGTCGATGATCACGACCAGCCGCGGCGAACCCGACTCGGTCTCGATTAAGTCCGGGATCCAGGACGGCTACACCACCGGAACGCCCATCGGCCTCGTCATCGAGAACAAGGACGCCCGCTCGGGGAAGTACGAACCCTTCATCACCGCACCACGCCCCTCCCACGGCGACTTCACCTACTCCGCGAAGTTCGGCACGCGCAACTGGGGCGGCGGCGGGCGCTCGTCCGCGCGCGAGACCGTGAACTGGGTCGCCGCCGGCGCGGTCGCGAAGAAACTGCTCGCACGCGAGGGGATCGAACTCAAGGCCCACGTCAACCAGATCGGGGACGTCGAGGCGCCCGAGGTCAGTTTCGAAGATCTGCTCGAGCACAGCGAGGAGAACGACGTGCGGTGTGCCCACCCCGAAACCGCCGCGGCGATGCAGGACCTGATCGAGGAGTACCAGGAGGCGGGCGACTCCATCGGCGGGAGCATCTACTTCGAGGCTCGAGGCGTCCCCGTCGGGCTTGGCGCCCCGCGGTTCGACTCCCTCTCCGCTCGGCTGGGCCAGGCGATGATGGCGATTCCGGCGACGACGGCCTTCGAGTTCGGGCTGGGTCGGGAGGCCCGCGAATATTCGGGGACGGAGCGAAACGACGACTGGGAGTTCGGCGACGACGGAAACCCGACGCCCGTCGAAAACGACCACGGCGGCATCCAGGGCGGTATCTCGAGCGGCGAACCAATCTACGGCGAGGTCACCCTCCACGCACCCACCTCGATTCCGTCGCCCCAGCAGACCGTCGACTGGGAGACCGGCGAGGTCGTCGAGGACGCCCAGGTCATCGGGCGTCACGACCCCGTGTTGCCGCCGCGTGGGGTACCGGTCGTCGAGGCGATGCTCGCGCTCACGCTCGTGGACTTCACGTTGCTCTCGGGCCGGATCAACCCCGACCGGGTAGATGGAACGCCCGGCGAGTATGACACCGACTACCACCCGAGCAATCCGCGCAACGAGTGA
- a CDS encoding acyl-CoA dehydrogenase family protein, with protein MLDYLSLEADLEAEERLIRDTAREFLETEVAPDIGDHFENGTFPTDLIPEMGEMGFYAPNLEGYGSPNVSETAYGLLMQELEACDSGLRSMASVQGALVMYPIHAYGSEAQKEEWLPKLGAGEAVGCFGLTEPEHGSNPSGMETRAEKDADGYVLNGSKTWITNSPIADVAVVWAKDRSSDETGGDAVRGFLVETDRDGVSTNKITEKLSLRASITGEIGLNDVRVPEENVLPGVEGMKGPLSCLTQARYGIAWGAVGAARDCFETARRYATDREQFGGPIGRFQLQQDKLAEMATQITLAQLLAYRLAKLKERGDLRPQHVSMAKRNNVRMAREQSRVAREMLGGNGITTDYSPMRHLANMETVYTYEGTHDIHTLVLGHDLTGIPAYDG; from the coding sequence ATGCTCGATTACCTCTCCCTCGAGGCCGATCTCGAGGCGGAAGAACGCCTGATCCGCGATACTGCCCGCGAGTTCCTCGAAACAGAAGTTGCGCCCGATATCGGCGACCACTTCGAGAACGGGACCTTCCCCACCGATCTTATCCCGGAGATGGGCGAGATGGGCTTTTACGCTCCGAACCTCGAGGGGTACGGCTCCCCGAACGTCTCCGAGACCGCCTACGGACTGTTGATGCAGGAACTCGAGGCGTGCGACTCCGGGCTTCGGTCGATGGCCTCCGTCCAAGGCGCCCTGGTCATGTACCCGATCCACGCCTATGGGAGCGAAGCACAGAAAGAGGAGTGGCTCCCCAAACTCGGGGCCGGGGAAGCTGTCGGCTGTTTCGGCCTCACGGAGCCCGAACACGGCTCGAACCCCTCGGGCATGGAGACCCGCGCCGAGAAGGACGCCGACGGCTACGTGCTCAACGGCTCGAAGACCTGGATCACCAACTCCCCCATCGCGGACGTGGCGGTCGTCTGGGCGAAGGATCGCTCGAGCGACGAGACGGGCGGCGACGCGGTCCGCGGGTTCCTGGTCGAGACCGACCGAGACGGCGTCTCGACGAACAAGATCACCGAGAAGCTCTCCCTGCGGGCGTCGATCACGGGTGAGATCGGCCTGAACGACGTTCGCGTACCCGAGGAGAACGTCCTGCCGGGCGTCGAGGGCATGAAGGGACCGCTGTCGTGTCTGACCCAGGCCCGCTACGGCATCGCCTGGGGTGCCGTCGGCGCGGCGCGGGATTGCTTCGAGACCGCGCGCCGGTACGCGACCGACCGCGAGCAGTTCGGCGGGCCGATCGGTCGCTTCCAGCTTCAGCAAGACAAGTTAGCGGAGATGGCGACCCAGATTACGCTCGCACAGTTGCTCGCCTACCGGCTGGCCAAACTCAAGGAGCGGGGGGACCTGCGTCCGCAACACGTCTCGATGGCCAAGCGCAACAACGTCCGGATGGCCCGCGAGCAGTCGCGGGTGGCCCGCGAGATGCTCGGCGGGAACGGTATCACGACGGACTACTCGCCGATGCGCCACCTCGCGAACATGGAGACGGTCTACACCTACGAGGGGACTCACGACATCCACACGCTCGTGCTGGGCCACGACCTGACGGGGATTCCGGCGTACGACGGGTAA
- a CDS encoding succinic semialdehyde dehydrogenase — MTSQLADSIRSSAAVEPRDLEALADGIEASGETSIPVRAPATDEVVGRVPACSEADVESAVDRARTAQSEWADREPKARAAVLDRFADLVLERRERLLDRVQLETGKSRVDAAEEVLDVPATATYYATRGPDMLADESRDGVFPLLTDARVTHDPVGVVGVISPWNYPLTLAITDAIPALLAGNGVVLKPDQKTPFVALELAALLEEAGLPPGVFEVVTGEGSTVGPALIDRVDYLSFTGSTATGRSVAERAGRNLIDCSLELGGKNPMVVLADADPETAARGAVQGCFTNAGQLCLAMERIYVEAPVYENFLDAFVRETHALSLGTALEYGPDVGSLIDGYQLERVEGHVADALERGASVLTGGRARPDVGPFCYEPTILTDVAPDSLAACEETFGPVVSVEPVPSVGRAIEAANETEYGLNASIWTGDRRRGIELAREIDAGTVCVNDAYVSGWAATDAPMGGVGDSGLGRRHGPEGLKRYLEAKTIASSRVGPAWNPPGVPDRWFVRGMVGALGVRKRLSRWFR; from the coding sequence ATGACATCCCAGCTGGCGGACTCGATACGCTCGTCCGCCGCCGTCGAGCCGCGAGACCTCGAGGCCCTCGCCGACGGAATCGAGGCGAGCGGCGAGACGTCCATTCCAGTTCGCGCACCCGCGACCGACGAAGTCGTGGGCCGCGTTCCAGCCTGTTCCGAGGCCGACGTCGAATCTGCTGTCGACCGTGCCCGTACGGCTCAGTCCGAGTGGGCTGATCGCGAGCCAAAAGCCAGGGCCGCCGTCCTCGACCGCTTCGCCGACCTCGTCCTCGAGCGACGCGAGCGACTGCTCGACCGGGTCCAGCTCGAAACCGGCAAGTCCCGCGTGGACGCCGCCGAGGAGGTGCTCGACGTCCCCGCGACAGCCACCTACTATGCGACTCGAGGGCCAGACATGCTCGCCGACGAGTCGCGCGACGGTGTATTCCCGCTGCTGACCGACGCGCGCGTGACCCACGATCCGGTCGGCGTCGTCGGCGTCATCTCGCCGTGGAACTACCCGCTGACGCTCGCGATTACCGACGCCATCCCGGCGCTGCTCGCGGGTAACGGCGTCGTCCTCAAGCCCGATCAGAAGACGCCGTTCGTCGCCCTCGAGCTGGCCGCTTTGCTCGAGGAAGCCGGCCTCCCACCGGGCGTCTTCGAGGTCGTCACCGGCGAGGGATCGACCGTCGGCCCCGCGCTGATCGACCGCGTGGACTACCTGTCGTTTACCGGGAGCACCGCCACCGGGCGTAGCGTCGCCGAGCGTGCAGGCCGGAACCTGATCGACTGCTCGCTCGAACTCGGCGGGAAGAATCCGATGGTCGTCCTCGCCGACGCCGACCCCGAGACGGCCGCTCGAGGGGCCGTCCAGGGCTGTTTCACGAACGCCGGGCAACTCTGTCTCGCGATGGAGCGAATCTACGTCGAGGCGCCCGTCTACGAGAACTTCCTCGACGCCTTCGTCCGCGAGACGCACGCGCTCTCGCTCGGAACGGCTCTCGAGTACGGCCCCGACGTGGGCTCGCTGATCGACGGCTACCAGCTCGAGCGCGTCGAGGGACACGTCGCGGACGCCCTCGAACGCGGGGCGTCCGTCCTGACGGGCGGCCGTGCCCGACCCGACGTGGGCCCCTTCTGCTACGAACCGACGATTCTGACCGACGTGGCGCCCGACTCGCTGGCGGCCTGCGAGGAGACGTTCGGCCCCGTCGTCTCCGTCGAGCCGGTTCCGTCCGTCGGCCGGGCAATCGAGGCCGCCAACGAGACTGAGTACGGCCTGAACGCGAGCATCTGGACCGGCGACCGACGGCGCGGGATCGAACTCGCCCGCGAGATCGACGCCGGAACCGTGTGCGTCAACGACGCCTACGTCTCTGGCTGGGCGGCCACCGACGCGCCGATGGGCGGCGTCGGGGACTCCGGGCTGGGCCGTCGCCACGGCCCCGAGGGCCTCAAGCGGTATCTCGAAGCGAAGACCATCGCCTCCTCGCGCGTCGGCCCGGCGTGGAACCCACCCGGCGTGCCCGATCGCTGGTTCGTTCGCGGGATGGTCGGCGCCCTGGGCGTCCGAAAGCGACTCTCGAGGTGGTTCCGATGA
- a CDS encoding SDR family oxidoreductase: MTDADPRVLLTGFPGFLGSALLERLLARGDGPVACLIQPHYRSLAERRAAELVEAVDGIDASSGPIRLYEGDITEPDLGLETGAFDALESVRECYHLAAVYDLGVRQDLAEAVNVRGTEHVLDAAETLDVDRFQYVSTCYVSGRYDGVFTEAHLEEGQSFNNHYEETKYRAEVLVQERMAEGLPTTVYRPSIVVGDSETGETGKYDGPYYLLRILAAQPTACSVGLTLPASSRTEFNVVPRDFVVDAIAHLSAHDDAVGEVYQLCDPTPLTVPAFVDALADAMGHRVISPLVPKPVARGMLAGFESLGLPAEPATIDYFDHPTSYACPNTRRALAGTELECPPFESYVERLVEFALEHPEIGDEAMV; encoded by the coding sequence ATGACCGACGCCGACCCGCGAGTCCTCCTGACCGGTTTTCCCGGTTTTCTCGGCTCCGCGTTGCTCGAGCGGTTGCTCGCTCGCGGCGACGGGCCGGTCGCCTGCCTGATCCAGCCCCACTACAGATCGCTCGCCGAACGACGGGCCGCGGAACTGGTCGAAGCGGTGGACGGCATCGACGCATCGTCGGGGCCGATTCGACTGTACGAGGGCGACATCACCGAACCCGACCTCGGCCTCGAGACCGGGGCGTTCGACGCACTCGAGTCCGTTCGCGAGTGCTACCACCTCGCAGCCGTCTACGACCTCGGCGTCCGACAAGACCTGGCCGAGGCCGTCAACGTTCGCGGGACCGAACACGTCCTCGACGCGGCCGAAACGCTGGACGTCGATCGCTTCCAGTACGTCAGCACCTGCTACGTCAGCGGCCGCTACGACGGCGTCTTCACCGAAGCTCACCTCGAAGAGGGTCAGTCGTTCAACAACCACTACGAGGAGACCAAGTACCGCGCGGAGGTGCTAGTTCAGGAGCGGATGGCCGAGGGGCTTCCGACGACGGTCTACCGGCCGTCGATCGTCGTCGGCGACAGCGAAACCGGCGAGACGGGGAAGTACGACGGCCCGTATTATCTGCTCCGCATTTTGGCCGCACAGCCGACGGCGTGCTCGGTCGGCCTGACGCTCCCGGCCTCGAGTCGAACGGAATTCAACGTCGTCCCGCGGGATTTCGTCGTCGACGCCATCGCCCACCTCAGCGCCCACGACGACGCCGTCGGCGAGGTGTACCAGCTCTGCGATCCGACTCCGCTGACGGTGCCCGCATTCGTGGACGCGCTCGCGGACGCGATGGGGCACCGCGTGATCTCGCCGCTGGTTCCGAAGCCAGTCGCCAGAGGGATGCTCGCGGGATTCGAGTCGCTGGGCCTACCCGCGGAACCGGCGACGATCGATTACTTCGATCACCCGACGAGTTACGCGTGTCCGAACACGCGCCGGGCGCTCGCGGGGACGGAACTCGAGTGTCCGCCGTTCGAATCCTACGTCGAGCGACTGGTCGAGTTCGCGCTCGAGCACCCCGAGATCGGCGACGAAGCGATGGTGTGA